The following proteins are encoded in a genomic region of Oryza brachyantha chromosome 11, ObraRS2, whole genome shotgun sequence:
- the LOC102704096 gene encoding protein translocase subunit SECA2, chloroplastic translates to MALAAGAGAAAAPSLPSSPSILLVSSVNTAPGICPSSSKRSPVYSAWSKRRSPPARAPLSCAASTAPVSAAAAEKGASWRDLCSLNAWVVQDYRRLVGAVGALEPRLRGLPDERLRAKTDEFRARLARGETLADVQAEAFAVVREAARRTLGMRHFDVQIIGGAVLHDGCIAEMKTGEGKTLVSTLAAYLNALTGEGVHVVTVNDYLAQRDAEWMGRVHRFLGLSVGLIQAGMKADERRANYMCDITYTNNSELGFDYLRDNLSRSKEQLVMRWPTPFHFAIVDEVDSVLIDEGRNPLLISGEDNRDAARYPVSAKVADLLMEGVHYTVELKGNNIDLTEEGVTCAEMILGTNDLWDENDPWARFVMNALKAKEFYRRDVQYIVRDGKALIINELTGRVEPKRRWSDGIHQAVEAKEGLKIQADSVIVAQITYQSLFKLYPKLSGMTGTAKTEEKEFLKMFKIPVIEVPTNLPNIRVDLPIQAFATARGKWQYVRAEVESMFHLGRPVLVGTTSVESSEYLSDLLKDHNIPHNVLNARPKYAAREAEIVAQAGRKHAITISTNMAGRGTDIILGGNPKMLAKEIIEDNVLPFLTHEPPDVETVGESTSHKGLSKIKLGPSSLGLLAKAAIIAKYVHRSERNEWSFQKAKSTIAEFVEMSHTIGMEKLQDRLSEESEMYPLCDTIGLAYLTVLRDCEIHCSAEGTEVKALGGLHVIGTSLHESRRIDNQLRGRAGRQGDPGSTRFMVSLQDEMFQKFNLDTEWAVRLISRITNDEDIAIESNAVVKQLLGLQINAEKYYFGIRKSLVEFDEVLEVQRKHIYNLRQVILSGDSESLSEQIFQYMQAVVDDVILVNVDPQKPPNTWKLASLLDEFVSLGGTLLNEPFKEIQEKDILSSLEQIHGCGPVNVDNFTLPNMPMSPNLFRGIHKRASSMMRWLTICVDDSSKKGRYTYIVNVLRKYFGDFLIATYLDAVQESRYDDAYIRGIEREILLKTLDTLWKDHLVNMNKLSSAVNVRSFGHRNPLEEYKIDGCRFFISMLSATRRLTVESLLHYWTSPMESEEIFNTGDK, encoded by the exons atggcgctcgccgccggcgccggcgccgccgctgcgccctctctcccctcctccccttccatCCTCCTCGTATCCTCCGTCAATACCGCGCCAGGAATCTGCCCCAGCAGCTCCAAACGATCCCCGGTCTACAGCGCCTGGTCCAAGCGGCGGTCTCCTCCTGCTCGTGCTCCTCTCTcctgcgccgcctccaccgcccccgTCTCGGCAGCCGCTGCGGAGAAGGGTGCTTCGTGGAGGGATCTATGCAGCCTCAACGCCTGGGTGGTGCAGGACTACCGCCGCCTCGTGGGCGCGGTTGGGGCGCTCGAGCCGCGGCTCCGGGGGCTCCCCGACGAGCGGCTCAGGGCGAAGACGGACGAGTTCCGCGCCCGCCTCGCCCGTGGGGAGACGCTCGCCGACGTCCAAGCAg AGGCGTTCGCTGTGGTGAGAGAGGCCGCGAGGAGGACGCTCGGCATGCGCCACTTTGATGTCCAG ATAATTGGTGGTGCTGTACTGCATGATGGGTGCATTGCGGAGATGAAGACTGGCGAGGGGAAGACGCTTGTGTCTACTTTAGCGGCGTATCTCAATGCGCTCACAGGCGAAGGCGTTCATG TTGTGACTGTAAATGATTATTTGGCACAACGAGATGCTGAGTGGATGGGTCGTGTGCATCGCTTTCTTGGTCTTTCCGTGGGTCTAATTCAG GCTGGTATGAAGGCTGATGAGAGAAGAGCAAACTATATGTGCGACATTACATACACTAACAACTCG GAGCTTGGATTTGACTATCTTCGTGACAACTTATCACGGAGCAAAGAACAACTAGTTATGAGATG GCCAACACCATTCCATTTTGCAATTGTGGATGAAGTGGACTCGGTGCTTATTGATGAGGGAAGAAACCCATTGTTAATAAGTGGAGAG GATAATAGAGATGCGGCACGGTATCCAGTATCTGCTAAAGTTGCAGACCTTCTCATGGAGGGCGTT CATTATACAGTTGAACTAAAGGGCAACAATATAGATCTAACAGAGGAGGGAGTTACTTGTGCTGAGATGATTCTTGGGACAAATGATCTGTGGGATGAGAATGATCCTTGGGCAAG ATTTGTAATGAATGCATTGAAGGCCAAAGAGTTTTACCGTAGGGATGTCCAATATATTGTGAGGGATGGTAAAGCTCTCATAATTAATGAG CTAACTGGCCGAGTTGAACCAAAAAGAAGGTGGTCTGATGGTATTCATCAAGCAGTAGAAGCAAAAGAAGGCCTCAAAATTCAG GCAGATTCAGTAATCGTGGCTCAGATTACATATCAATCTTTGTTTAAGCTCTATCCTAAGCTCTCTGGGATGACAGGGACAGCTAAAACAGAG GAAAAGGAATTTCTGAAGATGTTTAAGATCCCCGTTATTGAAGTGCCCACAAATCTGCCAAATATACGGGTGGACTTGCCTATCCAAGCTTTTGCA ACTGCAAGAGGTAAATGGCAATATGTCCGGGCAGAGGTAGAGTCCATGTTTCATTTGGGTCGTCCAGTTTTAGTTGGCACTACAAG TGTTGAAAGTTCAGAGTACTTGTCAGATCTTCTTAAAGATCACAATATTCCTCACAATGTCCTTAATGCGAGGCCAAAG TATGCTGCAAGAGAAGCTGAAATTGTTGCACAAGCTGGAAGGAAACATGCTATTACAATTTCAACTAACATGGCTGGCAGAGGAACAGATATTATTTTAGGTGGTAACCCTAAG ATGCttgcaaaagaaattatagAAGATAATGTACTTCCATTTCTTACCCATGAACCCCCAGATGTTGAAACCGTAGGCGAATCAACATCCCACAAG GGTCTCTCCAAGATTAAACTTGGGCCATCATCCCTAGGCCTTCTTGCTAAAGCTGCAATCATAG CGAAATATGTTCATAGAAGTGAAAGAAATGAATGGTCTTTTCAAAAGGCCAAATCCACTATTGCCGAATTTGTAGAAATGAGTCATACAATTGGGATGGAGAAACTGCAAGATCGCTTGTCTGAAGAGTCTGAGATGTATCCTCTTTGTGATACAATAGGACTTGCTTATCTTACTGTCTTGAGGGATTGCGAAATTCATTGTTCTGCTGAAGGTACTGAGGTGAAGGCATTAGGGGGGCTCCATGTAATAGGAACTTCTTTGCATGAATCACGCAGAATAGACAACCAA ttGCGTGGCAGAGCTGGCAGGCAAGGTGATCCTGGGTCAACAAGGTTTATGGTTAG CTTACAAGATGAAATGTTCCAGAAATTCAATTTGGACACTGAGTGGGCTGTCAGACTTATATCAAGGATAACAAATGATGAAGACATAGCTATTGAGAGCAATGCTGTAGTAAAACAG CTTCTAGGTCTTCAAATCAATGCAGAGAAGTATTATTTTGGCATAAGGAAAAGTCTAGTTGAGTTTGATGAAGTCTTGGAG GTCCAAAGAAAGCACATTTATAACCTTAGACAGGTGATATTATCAGGTGACTCAGAAAGCCTAAGTGAGCAAATCTTTCA GTACATGCAAGCTGTAGTTGATGATGTTATCCTAGTAAATGTTGATCCCCAGAAG CCTCCTAACACGTGGAAGTTGGCAAGCCTTTTGGATGAGTTTGTCAGTCTAGGTGGAACATTACTTAATG AACCATTCAAAGAAATTCAAGAGAAAGACATACTATCATCACTTGAGCAAATTCATGGATGTGGTCCTGTGAATGTTGATAATTTTACTCTTCCAAATATGCCAATGTCACCTAATTTATTCAGAGGTATCCATAAGAGAGCATCTTCAATGATGCGGTGGCTTACCATTTGTGTTGATGATTCATCGAA GAAAGGGAGATACACTTACATTGTCAATGTACTTCGCAaatattttggagattttCTAATAGCTACATACTTGGATGCTGTGCAAGAGTCTCGTTATGATGATGCATACATTCGAGGAATTGAG AGGGAAATACTTCTAAAGACTCTTGATACTCTGTGGAAGGACCATTTGGTGAACATGAACAAGCTTAGTTCTGCG gTGAATGTTCGGAGCTTTGGACATAGAAACCCTTTAGAAGAATACAAGATTGATGGTTGTCGGTTCTTCATCTCGATGCTGAGTGCCACACGAAGATTAACAGTGGAATCACTACTCCATTACTGGACATCTCCAATGGAGTCTGAGGAAATCTTCAATACGGGTGATAAATAG